The window TCTTTTTTATAATCTAATAGGTTTCTTTCCTTTGAGCTTTTTCCTGAGAAGTAAATAATAAAATTTTCTTTTAATGCAGGATTATTATTAAACTCTACTTTTAGAAACTCTTTTAATTCATTCAATGATAAGCTATTTAAAATTGCTTCGGACTTATCTTCAGTTTTAGATTTTTTAATTATATTCTTTTCCCTATTAATAAACGAAGCAATCAGAGTAGCTATAATATGTTTGCAATAACCTCCCCAGTCATAAGGACAGCTACA of the Atribacterota bacterium genome contains:
- a CDS encoding SWIM zinc finger family protein, whose amino-acid sequence is MKLTLEDIRNLCTESSFERGIEYFRMGKVISLEQADDKITAVVQGEYDYQVTIYKENNRIMAECSCPYDWGGYCKHIIATLIASFINREKNIIKKSKTEDKSEAILNSLSLNELKEFLKVEFNNNPALKENFIIYFSGKSSKERNLLDYKK